In Centroberyx gerrardi isolate f3 chromosome 7, fCenGer3.hap1.cur.20231027, whole genome shotgun sequence, the sequence TGGTACTCTAAGGACAGTGGGACACTCGCCTCGAGGCAGACAGACCTAAAACATCCTGGCCAGCAGAGACAGGAACAATACTGCTGTGCTTTGTCCCACGTTTACAGCATGCATGCTGTCCGCCCGGTCAGTCTGACAGCTGACTGGCTCTCGTTTTCCCTGACTTTGCGCTAACGTTACCTCGTTAAACGTAACAAGCCGAGCTGGCCGTTGCTCTATCGATGTTAGCTGTTggtaaactagctaatgttcGCCAACACCTAAGCTACGATTGCTATTGTTAAATCAAGTAACGTTAGATCAAACGTCAAATTGACATGAGATGCTATGTGGCTAACAATGTCTAACGTTAGTAGCTTCCCACAAACTGAACTTACCACACTAAGCATCCAAGGGAGTGGCGTTTATGTtagttaacgttagccagcAAGCGATAATTAGCAAGCCAGCTAATGTAAAAGGATCCACAGATGAATTATAACGTAGCTAACGTTTGCCAACTCATATTAAACAGCAGCCCAGCTAAATCAAAGAGGCTAACAGCAGTACGTCTATTTTGCCAGGCTCAAAACCAGTAACGTTCTTCAGTTCCGTGTTGCTTCTTCTTCATTGAGAAACAGCAGCTAGctgtcaaaaaaagaaaacttccAAATTAAGAACAGACAAACTCAGACAATTGAATAGAAAAAATATGTAACGCTAAAATGTATAAATAGGTCGCTCCGAAACTAGCGCATCTTCTTCCGCTACTGCGTCGTCGTCgccctcttttttcttcttctactactacttcttcttcttctttagtttATGGCGATTGACAAACAACGTAAAATGGCGCATTACCGCCGCTCACTGACCTGGAGTGTGTACTGGGGATTTACAATATCTCTAATCATAAAACATTagacaagaaaagaaagaaactgcAATTCTATCAGTCTATTCTATCAGTGTAATTCTATCTAATTTCATCAGTCCTGTTTCATTCAAGTAGCATACTCTAACAGAAATTGTCTCCTGTTGATACTTTTAAAATTCTATTTACATTTCGTTCTACACCCAACTCTTGTAGACTAGATCTTAAtatatctctttctctgctaTATTTACTACAGCAGGATATAACACGATTcactgtttcttcttctccacaATTATCACATcttccatatacagtatgtttattaATCAAGAACAGAGTGCTGTTTAATCCTGTATGTCCCAGCCCATCTGGTGATAACATTTTTCTCCTTTCTATTTCCCTCTCCAGATTGTGTGATGCCAACCAATATTAATTGAATAAATGTAGACCCATTCTTCTTGCcatctgtttttaatttgtctttAAATTACCCCTTTAATCTCTGTTTTATGATTTTCACATCAATTTGTATATTGCTTGCTTTTAAAGCCTGTTTTGCTAGTATGTCTGCTTCTTCATTCCCTTTAACTCCAACATGAGCTGATACCCACACAAACTTAACACATTCATCTCTTATTAACTTACACAGTTCAAGATCTACCATTGGTTGCAGTAACAATCATAGTGGAATAGTTGGAGGAGCAACCTTAGGACTGTATGTCCCATTTAATATTcccatttctctcactttctccatcACATTCCACCCAAAACGTGtattctttcttctttcatgtTTCCACCATGGTTCAATTAATGTTTTTGTAGGGTGATTTATTTTGTGTCCTTCTTAAATGCCAAATATTACCTCAAACGTTTTCAGCAATGTTGTTGACGCTGATCCATTTGCCACACACCCATAATCCACAGCACTGATCAgtcctatatacagtatattgctttCAAGGCTGATCTATCTGCTCCCCATTCCTTCCCAAACAAATATCTCATTACATTCAAGCCCTCTTTATATTTTCTTATTATATTATCAATATGAATGCTCCATGTAAGCCTATAGTGTCAAACCACATTCCTAAAATCTAAAAACATTCCTCCAAATCTCATCCATATAACTTAAGTTTAACTTCTTCTTCAATCGTTTtacatgaaaagaaaacaaaactgttGTTTACAAACTTGAAAAATAGGCCAAAGATCCACCTATTCTTACTATGGAAGACAATGTCAGTGAGTCAGTCGAATCTTTAAGTATTTAGGTATTTTAATTGACGGCCGTCTTTCCTTTAGACCACATATTCAGTATCTTGCTTTTTTATGCTGGCActtgattatgatgatgattgatATGATTTTCTCCATGCTTTAGATACTGAGCATCATGTAGCACTGAGGTTTAAAGGCCTCACTCATCATTGTAGCTTGTATGCTTGAGTTAATTGTCTTGCCGTGTTCACTCGCAGTCTTTTTCATTGGTACAGTTTAATCTATAAGGCCATTTTGGGTCTGCTCCCTTGTGCTCTTATATCTCTACAAACTTGGTGAAAATGATTGTTTCAGGAATTGTTTTTGTTATCTGTCCCTAATGTTAGAACTGAATTAGGGCGAGAGCCTTTAtgtattctgctctctcttcatggaactcactgcaaaatgatttagAGCTGAAAGCCTAAACGTCTGCCTGTGAATTTAAAGTGAAGGAACTTGTGGCTGTCTCAAAAGTTTTGTCTTTGGTTTGTTTAGTTCAAGAGTTAAATAGGTTTTGACTGTGAATCTGCTGGTTTGATATTGGTCTGGTTGACTTTGGAGAGTCTATGCAGATTTTACTTATGATCTTGACTGTATTTCAATGGTATCTTACTTTGCTCCTTGTTTAATGTGATTTAGACTATATTCTGACTTTGTACATTGTTGTTGGTCTTAAACTTTGTCTTGATGCTgttttcttggccaggtctccctcaAAAAGATATTCTTAATCTCACTGGgactaacctggttaaataaaggttagatAAAAAATAATTCTCAGTGGAGCAGCTCTAGCTTTTGTCCCTTGATGACATGACATATTAGAGCCTTAGGTTTCTAGTTATTAACTTCAGAAGATATATTCACGCTCACATACACCTGACTGTCTAAGGTAATTTATAGACAATGTGATCTGATCtaaggtggattttttcttCCAAACCAGACTTAGAACATTACTTTCCCATTGTGATGTTCCTTTAGTCGGGTGACATATATTCATTTGTCAACACAGTGTGTGTCTTATGTAACAGGCATGATGGCCTTGGAACGGAAATGACTTGGAAAAATAAAAGTTCACTTTACTAAGTGTTACACCATTCAACAGAGACTTTATTTCAAGTTCAGCAAATAACTTACTGCCTTCAAAAgagtgtatttatatatatgaaGCAAAGAAATGCTACTGATGATAGAATAATTAAGTCTACAAAGCAAAAGTCTCCGAGATCCTTCATTTGGCTCAGTGAATGAGACTAAATTCACCGTTCAAACAATCAgttgtaaataaatacataatgcaTTACAGCAAGCAGCCAAGTTTGGAATTTTTCATCAACGTAGTGCATACAACATCAAATCTGATAACAATGACAACTGTCAATAACTATAATGATAATGGCAAGATTTAGCAGAAGCAATAAAATTTACAATCAGTGCATGCTATAAGCATAATGACATTCATGTCCTCACCTTTTCTTACATGTCATGTGACATTGGGTGAAAATGCACTCCAGAAACagcaaagaataaaaataaacactgGCTTTGTAAACACTATGGCAACAAGAGATGAAACACTTAAGGACattaaattatttaacattatATTTTGGCACTGGATtttcattatatatataatgaaaATAGATAACCTCCCGCCACCATGTataagtgtatatatatatatttgaggcttatatatatatatatatatgtaaatatatatatcagcCTCAGTCAATATTAAGTCAAATATTTACATTcaatttgtgtatgtgtgtgttacagagagagaaagagagagagaggaagagagagaaaatgacgaGCTCAAACGTTTTATCAttattgaaaataaaacattcatccCCTTGAATACATCTCAAAATGTAACATGAGCCACAatgaaaattaaagaaaatcaTTCAGCATTGTTACCATTGATTGTTACATATAAAGTATTGCCAAGTTCTCTAATGTTTTGGCCTCATAATAATTTAAGTTATTACACAAATCCGTTTCCCTTCTCCTTTTTCCCCTTCCTGCTCTTATGCCTCCCACTCTGTCATTTCTTCTGTTATTCATGTCTTACCCTTCATAAGGCACCAGTCCTAATGATACTTAAAGTTGGACTGTGAAGAAGAGCCCACAACTGGGAGACCACCACATCTGCTCAAACAAATATAAAGTAAAGCACGTCTATAAGGAACATAGTGATGGTGAAactgaaagagaaggaaaaagaatgATAAAAAGGGGAGTGAGGCCATCTTAGAGTAAGGAACTTGTCTTCCAAAAGAATTGAATCCTCCCGTGGTTTTGAATTCTCCTCAAgacattttttctttaaatggATACTTCATATTCCCGTGTATCCTGCGGGCAAAGTGAGAATAAAATCAATTCAAGTTACTTGGCATGTTCTAACACAACATTTTATTGACAGGATAAGTAAGATTAGTATTCCAGTATTCCATATTTCAATACTATAAACTATGGAGTAGACACTATAAAATACTATATAGTCTCAATAAAACCAAATATgaagcacacacatatatagcaTTATAGCATATAGCTTATAGCATTAGCCTCACACTCACCCCTGCCTCATAAAGCGGGTTGTTGAAATCCGACTCGACTGTAATGGGactgtaggagtgtgtgtgagaaagagactTCCAGAATAGAGGCTTCCACTCTAGTCTGCATATGCTGTGGGTGAGAAAGAGTGTGCATGAATGAGGGCTAGAGAGTataaattaatattataatGAACTGAGTTGGATAGCTTTCCCAAAGTGTTGGTTCTTGCATTCCCTTCACACACAGATATCACACAATCTCACTCCAAGGGGAACAACAGAAAACCCAAAGCAGCGGTAAAGCTCAGCACAGAATAAAACATATAATGTGCATTGAGACAATCGGTTTcagatcagaaaaaaaataatatattggGTTATATAACCTTTAAGTATTTATCATGTTCAGTGTTGGGTAGAAATGCATCACTCAGTAACATGTTACAGCAATACTATTACTTTTCCCAGTCAcaagtagtgtaacaaattactatttCGATTTCAGTAATAATGGTACAGTTTCCAATCAAAAAACTAAGTCATTACTTTTGTTATAATCCAATAACTAtatcccttcctcctccttcgaTGCGAGGAGAGGAGTTTAGATGAGAAATagcagaaaagttgactttctttGGTTGGCGCATGTTTTCTCACTACTTTGATTCTATCAAGCAACAGGATGACAATAACACTGGACATCAACTTTTTACATTGAATTTGATTACCTTAGTCATtcacaaagagacaaacaggTGATGCAATTGAGTATCACTTACTTCGTATAATACATGTAAATTCCTCCAATCAAAAGGATGACCAGGATGATGGGCAGAATTATTGCCAAGGCAATGTTCTCGCTCAGTATCTGATGGGACGGCTCGAATGACTGGGAAACTGTACGAtagagaaaacatgaaaatgaatcagAAAGTGACAGGTAATGGCTCTACTGATTGttgtgagtttttttctgttcctaATAAATGTACTTTCCATTGGGTTATTAATCTACCATCACAAATTACTTTAATGGAAACACATAAATACTAAATCTGGAGAAACTTTGACTTTTATAAAAACAGGACATCATGTCTGTAGTAAACCAATACACAACTCCCAATTCACACCTTCctacatttcaaacatttttacCCAGTGGAAGTTACAAATATGATTTGATGGTCTATGTCTGGATAGATGCCTAAAACATTATGACCCaatggacttggacttgagaaaaaaaaatcaccttctAATTTGTGATCATCCAAAAGCTCCTCATATGCCactgtgagagacagagagagacagagacagaggacatTGTCATGATTTCAGGAGACAGAAAACAAGCTGTTTGTTATTATGCCTGCGATGAATAACCTGGAAGCCAGATGGAAGCCTGGATCCTTGAAATACATTTCTATCCTGACTGCACCTTCAGGATCTCACTATCATTTTTCTTCTTGCTACTTTATCTTCTATTACCAAATATATTGTATAAGATGGAAGAGCACAACACCTCCATAGTCCACAAACTTTGCATCAAACTTTGTTAGACAGTTAATGGCATTCTTAACACAAACTCTTCCTATCCCATTGGGTGGCGTTAAGTATATTAGAGAAATATAAAACTTCATTAATTCAGACTGGGGAAATTGCAGATGAGATGTTTTGAGCAATTTTCCTGTTCTGTTTCCAGACTGCAAACATTGCCCAAAGAAAGTCCAAATCACAAAATTAGCATATTAGTATGTTGAGACACATGGTGACAGCCTTTACCTTTACAAAAGGGCGGTGGGCTGTTCCACTGAGACGGATGGCCTGGGACGCAGTTGATAATGACCTCACCGATGAGTTCGTAGCCCTCATAACAGAAGAAGCGCAGCGTCTCCCCTGCTTGGTAGCTGTGCTTGTACAAGGTTTGGTAACCATTGTCAGGAACGCCAGGGTTTGGGCATGGGTCATATTTTACTgtttacacaaaaacaaacagaggacAATTAAGTATTTGCACTTAGTTTCTGCTGTGTGCAACAGGCTTAACAAACAGACCGGTGAACACACTGGGTGGCAAGGATGGGACTCACAGACACACTTCGGGCTGCGGTCGCTCCATTTGGGGGTGCCAGTGTCCCGCCCGTGGCAGGAGATTTGGCTGGGACCTTCCAGCTGATAACCCTGGTTACAAGAGAAACGGACCACTGTCCCGACGGCAAAACCAGCCTCAGGACGCACAGAACGCGCTCCATTCACCACCTCGCCTGGATCAGGACACTGCTGGACTGCAGGGGACAATGTGGGACACAtcatacaatttacaatttacaaggCTCCAACATCATGTTGGTGTTTAATTTGATCCTGTGGTGGGACTTCATTAAAAATGTCTCAATacacagaacagaaaaacaacagctaTGTGAATCCTAACTGCATTAATTATAATAActtaataactttatttatatagcacttttctaaacaaagtaacaaagtgcttgacataaaacataaaagacaagaaaaataacaattacaaCAACAAGGGATAAGCAAAGCAACAATATATTGAATAAAAGAGACAAATAAAAACCAATGAAAGcataaaacaaagataaaacacaagTAAAAGGGTGTAGATAaaagaataaatcaataaaactatGAGAAGGCCACAAGTAAAAAACATACAGGCAATCAGAAAGTAGAAAGAAGCCCCAATGTGTTTTTGCTtggaattaaatatttttaagtCTATataataaaactaaaaacatgAACTTTTCACATCTTTCTTGTCCAATGTTAACACAAAATACAACTGTCAACCCCCTTAGCTTCAAAATACTATAAAAACCTCATATTTACTTATCACATACACATGCCAGTCCATATCAAAAGTTCCTGTCTGGATTTTGGATTGGGGTTTTAAAATACAGTATGAGCCCCAACTTGTCTCACCTTTAACACAAGTAGGTGGACTGCTGCTCCAGGAAAGGTCCCACTGGCATGTAATGATGTCGGAGCCGCTGATGTCATATCCTGGTTGGCACTGATAGGTCAACACGCTGCCTCTCacaggagaggagtgggaggagctgaTCCAGCCATACTCAATCTGAGGGAGGGTGGGGCAGGTGTCATTCGGCTCCACCTCTgcatgacacagagagagtgcaTTTAAATTATAAAGAGAAGATGGGTAGAAAAAGTTAATCTGCTCATTATCTGTTCATCAATAAATACATCTGTGATAGTTTTTGGCATATTGCTTTAGATGTGTAAAATGCTTTTCTGTCCAAAATGCAGATAGAACCTATAAGTATTTTATGTGTCCATGACAGTTGGTGTCCAGTGCAAAATTGCAGtagttgaaaaaaaatgttttgatttttgtaACCCTGGTATCATTTGCCGAGTAAAAGCTTCAATATTAGCTTCAAATTTAGCCATATAGCAATAACAAACTCCAATGTTTCTTCTCCTCATGTTACACCATCCAAACGTTGGTGGCAGCATGGCAGCACAATAACAAAAGCATTTAATTACAATTGCGCTTATACCTTCAGTAAAAGAAGCAACATTATTTATTATGACCAAACCCACTGTTTAACTGTGTGCTGCTTACTTTACAAAACTGACTATTTTGACGGGCCAGCTAGGTCAGGCcacaagaaaaaacactcaGGGTGATAAACAGAATACAGCCATTCTAAATTATCTATCAGTGAAAGAGAAGATTAAAGATTATTAAAACTATTTGAATGATGACCGTGTTGagacaaaatgtgtaaaatatgtacATTTGTCTAGAAATCGGCCTCATGATCTCAATCTCGTGCTGActttaataaaatataaagcGCAAATACTGTCTGCTTCATCTCTGTGAGCAGAACATAATCTTTGAGGAATCATCATCTAAACAGATTTTTCTCATGAGGATGTCACAGTGTTTGTGTAAATCCCTTCCTAAATAACTGATCAACAAATTTGATGAGCACTTAACATTTCCCCTTGCAATTATGAGGTGCCGTGGATTTGCAGCCACATTAACTACCAGTTTGCTCAGGGAGTTAGGGACTCGTGGTCAGGGATTACTGCAGGACACAAAGGTCGGGGTCCCAAAGATAAAAATCTATGACTAAGACAGAAGTTATATATCATATGATGGCAAGGATTTGAGGAGTAGTGGCTAGTCATACAGCATTCCCAGCTCTTGTTAAACTTGTCTTACATAATTAAGCTTACAGTTTGCGGATACAAGAGTCAACCGTCCCTTTAGCTTACTATTGTTGGTACTATTTGAGTTCTGAGCTGCTGAGCGGGCTGTTTGAAGACCTGTTGAGACCAATAGCGAGTTCAGAAATTAGTGTGCAATGTTGTGAACTAGGTATAAGTGTGATGGGAAGAGGCCACTTGATAAATCCAGTGGCATACCTGCTCCTCTAACATCCGAGCGAGATTTCTATTTCTAGAGGAGCTCTcccaaaatagcacaagggGTAGTtgcatcatatcctgtgtactGGTAAATTAAATATCAACCGCATGAAGGTTTTGGCAGTTACTCACAAAACATGGATCCAGGAACACACAATGGATTTGGTGAATACATAAATACTAGGGGGCTTGGGAAGAGTTGACTTTGATCTACTGACTTCAGTGAGCATGTCCACTGTGGGATCTATTTCTTCAGAGGACAAACACATCTCAGGCACCATGTTGTGCAATGCTTTTGCATTCCATTGCATTTTAAAGTAGTAACTTGCTGCCATACAATTTGAGTGCATATGCCAAACGtggaatataatataattggAACCAAATAATTAAATTCATGTACTTACAGAGCATACTTACCACGATAATGAATGAGGAATCCCTGACTTAGGATGAAACTGGAATCATCTGGATCACTTTGAAATTGAatggtgacctctgaccccccagATACAACCTGGAAGCGCTCTTTGGACCCCAGGTACTGGCCGATCACGTGGGACATGAGATCATGTCCATCAAAAATAGTCAGCACATCAGTGTGGCGGATATTCAAACTTCAAGAGGGAAAGACAccaatgagaaaaaaagaaatgagaatTCACTTCAAAGAGATCCTTTCTTCAGTGTGGGCAGTCTGCCCACCTGAGGCATTTTATTAGTCAGAAcaaggagaagaaagacaggaaaggcAGTAGACTATGCATGACTATCATCTCTAACATGACCTTATTTTTTCCCATTCACTCCGTTGTAACTGTTTTACTTTCATGGTTAATTGTACTGAGCACTGAGGTGCATTTTATGGATGAAAGATGATAGATAGAAATTATACAGCAAGTATAAAAATACAGCTACAAAACTATACAAGTTTATATTAAGTATCCAATAACCAACCTCCTACAGCTATGGTATCTGTGAGAAATTTAACTCAGGCAGCAAATTATCAAATCTGAAACAAAATCTGTAAAGCAAAAATCTGAGAATTCAACATTAGGGATTTGTTTACTTTATCTGCAGAGCTTCTACAATTTTGCTAATTTCTTTGTGACATAAATAACAAGAAAGCTTTTATATGAAGTGTTTGTATCATTAGTTATGTAAAATTCTCCATTATCTATATTGGTCTTTACATGATTATTCAATTTATTGATTCAAACTGGGACCTGAAAAAGCCAGGCTGAAAAGTATCGACACAGCTATGAGTAGTttcaacagaaacacagatcAAACTAGCTATACTCACATCTGTACATCCAGTTCAATACGTTTCTCCTCGTTACCACGGATCTGCCATACACAGTCTTGCCCCTTGGAGTAGCTCTGGGGCCAATCAGGAGACAGGACGGTGCCGGAGGGCTCGGTCagctcccctccacacacagctTACAGGGTAGGAAGAGAGAAATCAAGGTGAGGAGGTACACTAATGGACTGAAGGGAAGATCAAAGGGTGATGAAATAACGATgggggaaggaaagggaaaagtGAGTGAAGTGATgagaaataaaatattaatggagggggagaagataaataaaggtataaaagaagagaaatgaTGGGGGAGAGGTGATGAAGGTTTCAGAGAGCACacaaagaagagacagagagacgtacAAAATATTATAAAGCAAAGAGCACAAGTTCCCACAGCCTTTGTAGAGTTATCATCATGAAGACCAGCTTACCTAATATATTGAGATGTTTCAAAAAGATTTCATAACTGTTACACTTCATCTGCACACTACTTCCTTTAAAACCACTTACAGACCTTTGACATCTGGGTCAGTTGTAGAGCAGATAagtgaatttcaatatattccACTTTCAAGACTTTGAATTGAGTTTTGTAGATCGGCCACAGTACAAAAGGATAATAAATTGACATCAATTTCGGTTTCACATTCCTGTTGCAATggcctttaaaaaaagaaaaatgttttcattattatttatttgtcagggaccatgAACAACACTGTTCTAACTTAACTCTAGAGCTGATTTTCATCCGCAGTCCCTGGGCAGGAAATATACAGATGTAAAAAGGCAATAGAGTGCCATatacacacaatacaacacaaaagaTGAAATCCACagacaatacagtacaatacatatGATGTCATGGAGTGCAGCAACaattcggagtgatgccatagaagaaccatttctagttccacaaagaaccttttaaagaaccatttctgcactcctttgcttagacccctgcattgtgtttttgtttatctgcccttgtatagcctcatttgcaattgcacaatatatactatggaggggtttggttattttccacatttatgccatcacccaccatccaataacgaagaattaagaaccttttaatatcccaaagaaccatatggttgtggaaccagaaatggttcttctgtggcatcactccgaagaaccattttcagttccagttcgcacctttatttttctgtgtgtagtgATGGCCTAAGTGAATAGTCAGCTTAATCTATCTATTATGGCAGATCAAATCTAAGCTGTTGAGAATGATCACTCTGACACTACTAGCATCAATATATTTGACTTCCACCATATTAACTTGTGACCCtaacagaaatacaatacaagCAGTTGGTGAGGTGCGTCAGTAGAGCGAACTCTGGACCGCTGTAGCACACGATGCCAGGTGTTGCTCTCCCACCAGCCGCCTTAAGTAACTCAGATCATGCAAAGCGCCTCCTGATTCCTTCTTACAAACCGAGGCTTGAAACTGCCAAGCCGGACTAAAAACCAAGTGTGTGTGCGGCCAGGTTAGGCTGTGGAGCGGATCCAGGACTGCCTGGACTCATCGCTCTGGCATGTGTTCACCGAAACATGTGATGGAATAGATCAGTGCATGAAGACAGTTTTCATCCTACACCGGCTTCTGTGAGGAACACTGCATTCCAGCCAAAACAGTCAAATACAGCAGTAACAAAACATAGTTCCCTTACAATCTGAGAAGGCTATGAAGGGTCATGAAAAGTGGTAATAAGACTGAGCGCAATATGAGCTGGATAAGACAGACACGACCACCGAGACTGAACACAAGCAGAATCTGGAACAACACTTTTGCTCCAGTGCGTGCACCTGGATTTGGGAGAGCTCTATAAAATAGTACCAGCCACAGACGCAAAGCTCTCCCAACCACAGGCTGATCTGTCATTACCTAACCAGCTGAACAATGTCCATCGGAGGCATGAGAGGCAACCCTCCTCCAAAACCAGTTCTCAGGACCCTGCTGAAGCCTCTAACCTCTCCTCCACACTGGGCACAACGTCACTTTTAACATCATGTTGATAATATGGCACTTGAGTTTTCAGCCAGACCTTGGCCCGGTGCAAAGTCCCTGCCGGTGTTTTATCTTCCACAGTTATCCCAGAAAAACATATCTCCTGCCCTAATGACTACAGACGAGTGGTACTGACATCATTGCACCGTCTGTTCCTTTCAGTTTGCATCGCATGCCAACAGATCAGCGGATGACACAGTCAGCGTGGCTCTCCACTTCATGCTACAGCATCTCACATTCAGCACAATTCAATTCCAGTACTACATCTAGAAACTGATtgaatgtctttctctcttcatcctcaAATTGTTGTGTAATGGGTGATTATAGAATCCACACGCTGTCCTGAATGTCAAAACTCTGCGTGCTCGTCTGGGAAACACTTCTGGAAGCATGAACTCACAGAGGATTAAGGTCGATTAAATCTAGGAAATGTGGCCCAGAACGGAAGGAAAGAAGGACGGAAGAAGGATAAGAAAGGGCACACAGAGCACACTTCTGATAAAGGAAATGAAAAGCAAACACTTACCCTTGCACACAGGCTCACTGTCATTCCAATGCGGATCGCTGGGGTTGACACACTCGATCATGGCTGAGCCTTGCTCCATGACGAAGCCCGGAGAGCAGGTGAAGGTAACAGTGGTGCCCAGCTGATATGTGatgtcactgctgctgaaatTTCCATGGGGCATGTAGGGCTCCCAGCAATGTTCACCATCAAAAGctaaaagaagacagagagagagagagagagaggtaagaagcagtgtgtgtgtgtgtgtgtgtgtgtaccagttACAATAAG encodes:
- the sez6l2 gene encoding seizure protein 6 homolog, whose translation is MGFSRLAVMLSVTMIHLASGMSFVTPEPDAPPTSTPDSYPLGDLIHAALQSKEYLGQASVGTGTTTNPTQAVPGLGQTESAATVISPGVLTTALTSSSAAGHTGARNAMSSPLIEEETTTTLITTTTITTMHMPVQCNATLSAMEDIVESPDPASSPSFSPLECTYSITVYAGYGVEIQVRKVNLSKEESLTILGYGGLGPELLANETLMREGQVIRSSTNQVHIHYRSLRQTNHGMFSLHYQAFLLSCPFPLSPEGGGVTVTDIHPGGQAHFHCDPGFQVRGHEVATCVNTTQPHWSTPEPQCVAVSCGGWIRNATVGRILSPPPPSVSNHSNGNNLSCHWLIEAKEGHKLHLHFERIALDEDDDKLIVRSGNSSLSPPLFDSDLDDVPERGLLSESSMLYLELTADSSSIPLLLALRYEAFDGEHCWEPYMPHGNFSSSDITYQLGTTVTFTCSPGFVMEQGSAMIECVNPSDPHWNDSEPVCKAVCGGELTEPSGTVLSPDWPQSYSKGQDCVWQIRGNEEKRIELDVQILNIRHTDVLTIFDGHDLMSHVIGQYLGSKERFQVVSGGSEVTIQFQSDPDDSSFILSQGFLIHYREVEPNDTCPTLPQIEYGWISSSHSSPVRGSVLTYQCQPGYDISGSDIITCQWDLSWSSSPPTCVKVQQCPDPGEVVNGARSVRPEAGFAVGTVVRFSCNQGYQLEGPSQISCHGRDTGTPKWSDRSPKCVLKYDPCPNPGVPDNGYQTLYKHSYQAGETLRFFCYEGYELIGEVIINCVPGHPSQWNSPPPFCKVAYEELLDDHKLEVSQSFEPSHQILSENIALAIILPIILVILLIGGIYMYYTNICRLEWKPLFWKSLSHTHSYSPITVESDFNNPLYEAGDTREYEVSI